From the genome of Sediminibacter sp. Hel_I_10:
CGGATTTCAGGTTGAGATGCTTATTATTCCTTCGGAAATAGGAACGTCTCAAAATTGGTTCTCAAAACTGATGCTTGGTGATGCTCATGCAAATACAGAGATTCCTATTTCAGAATATCATATTGAAGGTAACCATTTAGTATATACGGAATATGCTTCCGATGGTCTTATTGGTGCGGAAAAAGAAGTGAGTTTAGATCTTTTTCCAGAAAGGGAGTATCAAGAATTTATAGTAGAACGCACCTTCTTATTTGGTACAGATAAATATGGGCGAGACTTGTTAAGCAGGATTCTGATAGGTTCTAGAATTTCGTTCTTTATAGGGTTTGTAGCGGTATTTATCTCTTTGGCTATTGGTCTTGTTATGGGCAGTATTGCAGGCTACTTTGGGGGTAAGATTGATGCCGCCATTATGTGGATCATAAACGTGACCTGGTCCATACCTACCTTATTATTGGTAATTGCCATTACTTTGGCTTTGGGTAAAGGCTTCTGGCAAGTGTTTATTGCTGTTGGTCTTACCATGTGGGTAGAAGTAGCACGTGTGGTGCGAGGGCAAATCATTAGTGCCAAAGAAATGCAATATGTTACTGCTGCAAGAGCTTTAGGTTATAACGATTATAGAATCATCTCAAAACACATTCTTCCCAATATCATGGCACCTATTATTGTCATTTCCGCAGCAAACTTTGCCGCAGCCATTTTAATAGAAAGTGGGTTGAGCTTTTTAGGGATTGGTGCACAGCCGCCAATGGCAAGTTGGGGCGCTATGATTAAGGACCATTACAACTACATCATCTTGGGCAAACCTTATTTGGCTTTAATTCCCGGACTTTGTATCATGATTTTGGTGATGGCATTTATGTTGATTGGGAATGCGCTTAGGGATGCTTTGGATGTGAAAGCCTCATGATTTGGTGATCATTAGAAAACAGATCAGCTTCTGATCTTAATACTTACGGTCGCTTTAAGAGTTGACACTTACCTCAATTTTTCTATTTCGGCATTAGTGGCATCTATAAATTCCAATACTTCATCGCGGCCTATGGTTTTTGAGGAAGAGGTAATGAAATAGTTGGGCAGTTCTTCCCAAGTCTTTAGCAGTTCTTCGCAATAAGCAGAGACATTCCTTTCAATGACTTGAGGTTTGAGCTTATCAGATTTTGTAAAAATGATTGAAAACGGAATTTGACTAATGCCAAGATATTCCATAAACTCCAAATCAATTTTTTGAGGCTCATGCCTAATATCTACAAGAACAAATGCCGAAACCAATTGCTGGCGTTGTTCAAAATAATCGGTAATAAAACGCTGAAACTTTTTCTTTGCCGTTTTAGAAACTCTAGCATAACCGTAGCCAGGTAAATCGACTAGAAACCATTCTTTATTAATCAAAAAATGATTGATCAATTGGGTTTTGCCTGGTCGTCTTGAGGTTTTAGCTAAGTTTTTATGATTGGTAAGCATATTGATGAGCGAAGATTTCCCCACATTACTGCGGCCAATAAAGGCGTATTCGGGAATCTGATTTTTGGGGCATTTTGCCACATCAGAATTGCTCATCGTAAATTCAGCCGTTTTTATAACCATATCGTTTGCTTCTGCACAAAAGGATGTGCTTTTTAATCAAAAAATTATATTGCCAAAAATACGAACAAACCAATCGTCTTAGCAAATACAATAGCTATGTTTCATCTCATATTGAGAATTGAGATGCGTTTAAAGGTATTTCTTAAAGCTTGCGCTTTTCAAACCAAGCGTTAAGTAGCTCGTTGAACTCTTCAGGATGTTCCATCATGGCCGCATGACCACATTTGTCAATCCAGTACAAATCAGAATTTGGGAGTAATTCTTGAAATTCCGTAGCAACTTCAGGAGGTGTTACCGTATCATTTTTACCCCAAATAATGCAAACGGGAAGTGTCATGTTAGGCA
Proteins encoded in this window:
- a CDS encoding ABC transporter permease; protein product: MAKSSSSLTQLALQKFKKNFWGVFSFWLIIATGLISIFAYVVAPDDSQNANQMHLSIHSNRPGFQVEMLIIPSEIGTSQNWFSKLMLGDAHANTEIPISEYHIEGNHLVYTEYASDGLIGAEKEVSLDLFPEREYQEFIVERTFLFGTDKYGRDLLSRILIGSRISFFIGFVAVFISLAIGLVMGSIAGYFGGKIDAAIMWIINVTWSIPTLLLVIAITLALGKGFWQVFIAVGLTMWVEVARVVRGQIISAKEMQYVTAARALGYNDYRIISKHILPNIMAPIIVISAANFAAAILIESGLSFLGIGAQPPMASWGAMIKDHYNYIILGKPYLALIPGLCIMILVMAFMLIGNALRDALDVKAS
- the yihA gene encoding ribosome biogenesis GTP-binding protein YihA/YsxC, whose product is MVIKTAEFTMSNSDVAKCPKNQIPEYAFIGRSNVGKSSLINMLTNHKNLAKTSRRPGKTQLINHFLINKEWFLVDLPGYGYARVSKTAKKKFQRFITDYFEQRQQLVSAFVLVDIRHEPQKIDLEFMEYLGISQIPFSIIFTKSDKLKPQVIERNVSAYCEELLKTWEELPNYFITSSSKTIGRDEVLEFIDATNAEIEKLR